From the Cohaesibacter sp. ES.047 genome, the window GATGGTCACGCACAAACAGTGGGCTGATCGAGCGGAACTGTTCAATGACAGGCCCGTGATAGCGCGTGAAGACCGGCTTCATGACCCGTAGGCGCGGAACGGCATATCGCTTGTATCGATTGTAGATCCGTGCGGTTCTCACTCTGGCAACGCGAGAGCTCCGCACCAGAGGGCGGTTGCGAGCGGCGGCTGTCGACTGTCCCATTTTCACAATCCTTTATAGATGAACAAATTCATGCAATGTCCAGGGCGGCTGACGCAAGTCTCGTGCCATCAGCCGCCTTGGGACCAATTGTTGGCTATTTGGCAATCAATTCCTGGATTTTCGCCACGGTCTTGCGATCTTCGGTAATCTGTGTCGCGGTTGCCTCGGCATCCTTCCAGTAGACCTTTGCACCGGTTTCTTCGGCAATTTTCTGGGCCGGGGCCGACATCACGACCTCTTTTGCAACGGCAATGATCTTGTCCTTGACGTCCTGAGGCGTACCGGTTTTCACGAACAGGCCATTCCATGTGCCAATGTTGAGCCCGGGTTCGATTTCTCCCATGGTGGGCACGTCGGGCAGCATGCTGATCCTTTCGTGACCAATAGAGAAAAGCACGTTGAGATCATCGAGGCACGGACGAACCTGCTGGACGGTGGTGGTGATCACGTCGACGTCTCCTGATGCGAGAGTATTGCAATCAAGGGCATCGAACGGGGCGTCGGATTTATACGAGAAGCCCTTTTGGGCCGCCAGCGCCAACACTGAATCTGTCGGGATTGCGCCGTTGCCGAAATGGCCCAGCGTCACCGGATTGTCCTTGGCGTAGGTTGCCAGCTCTTCAAAATTGCTGAAGGGCGCATCCCCTTTGGCTACGACAATGAAAGGATAGGTCAGAAAATGCCCCAGCGGCTCAAACGGGAACGGGTTGAGAGGCGGAATTCCGATCTCCGGGCCAATGACCGGCACATCGGCGACAAAGGAGCCCACCACATAACCGTCTGCCGGTGCAAATGATGCTTCAACCGCGCCGGGGAACGGGCCGCCGCCGCCGCCTGGCTTGTTTACAACAGCCGTGGACACGCCATATTTTTCCTGAAAACCCTCCGCAATCTGCCGTGTCAGGATATCTTCCAGATCACCGGGAGGAAACGGCACGATGAATTGAACTGGCTTTTCCGGATATTCGGCAAGGGCCGAGGTCACCGTTGCGGCATTCATCGTCAGCAATGCAATCGATAGTGCTTTAATCAGTTTCATAATCAATCCTTTCTGTGCAATCCAACTCTTCCGGCGCTTTGCCCGTCTTGCGTGTCTCTATGCGATGTCTTTTGTTGTTATTATTTCAAAATTATTCGCCTCGGAGGAGGCTTGCGTGTCTTCTTGCCCTAATGGCGCTTATGTCCAGTCACAGTCGGTCAAACCGATAGGGTGACGGATCGACGATCGGATCGGCTCCCGTTGCAAGATCCGCAGCCAATTGCCCGGCGGCCGGGCCGGTTCCGAAACCATGACCGGACAGCCCTGTTGCGAGGGTAAGGCCGGGGATCTTGTCGACGGCACCGAAGACCGGATTGTTGTCCGGGGTGATGTCGATCATGCCGGCCCAGCTTTCCTCGATGGTGGCATTCGCGAATTGAGGCCAGGCCTTGATGATATTGTCGAGCGCTTCACTGTTGATCGCCTCATCGGCGGGCGGGTCCATGGTGCGGACCTTTTCGAAGGGGGATATATCCGTTGCCTTCCAGCGCCTTGCCAGCTTCAGATCCTCAATGAACGGTTTGCCGATCAAGAGGCGTATCATGCCCGCTGCATGCTTGAGGGTTTTCAGATAGCGCAGCCCGATCAGCAGATGGTCGAGCGTGATCGGCGAGCCCAGTGCCGCCCGGTGGGTGATCACATAGCCGCCGTCCTGATGTTTTCGGAACGAAAAATTGGGACCAGCCACGGCGATCTCACTGGGACCTTGTGGCCCTTCGATGGGAGCGGTGCGAAAAACGTAGCAAATCATAGGCAGGGTCGGATAGGAAATGCCCCGATTGCCCAGAAAGCGGCGGGACCACAAGGCGCTGGCCAGAATGACATGCTCTGCTGCAACCTCGCCCTTTTCGGTGACGACACCACTGACGCGGCCACCGGTCATTGCCAGATCGCGCACCGCGCAATTCTCGACGATAACGGCCCCCTTATCAATGGCTGCATTGGCCAGTGCACTGGTCGCAAGGGTCGGCTCGGCGTAGCCATCCGTCGGCGTATAGAGCCCGCCTTTCCATTTGCGCTCGCAGCCGGGAGCCAATTGGTCGATTTCGTCAGGAGTTATGAGCC encodes:
- a CDS encoding tripartite tricarboxylate transporter substrate binding protein, yielding MKLIKALSIALLTMNAATVTSALAEYPEKPVQFIVPFPPGDLEDILTRQIAEGFQEKYGVSTAVVNKPGGGGGPFPGAVEASFAPADGYVVGSFVADVPVIGPEIGIPPLNPFPFEPLGHFLTYPFIVVAKGDAPFSNFEELATYAKDNPVTLGHFGNGAIPTDSVLALAAQKGFSYKSDAPFDALDCNTLASGDVDVITTTVQQVRPCLDDLNVLFSIGHERISMLPDVPTMGEIEPGLNIGTWNGLFVKTGTPQDVKDKIIAVAKEVVMSAPAQKIAEETGAKVYWKDAEATATQITEDRKTVAKIQELIAK
- a CDS encoding FAD-binding oxidoreductase codes for the protein MALKLPPVKSSPDLPAKATVAIIGGGIVGISAALALAERGISVVVLEKGQVGAEQSSRNLGWIRKTLRDPSDIPLALAADQLWSQMAQRTGVDVGYRQNGIMFVSDADKDMEMYSSWFKAASELSPESRLITPDEIDQLAPGCERKWKGGLYTPTDGYAEPTLATSALANAAIDKGAVIVENCAVRDLAMTGGRVSGVVTEKGEVAAEHVILASALWSRRFLGNRGISYPTLPMICYVFRTAPIEGPQGPSEIAVAGPNFSFRKHQDGGYVITHRAALGSPITLDHLLIGLRYLKTLKHAAGMIRLLIGKPFIEDLKLARRWKATDISPFEKVRTMDPPADEAINSEALDNIIKAWPQFANATIEESWAGMIDITPDNNPVFGAVDKIPGLTLATGLSGHGFGTGPAAGQLAADLATGADPIVDPSPYRFDRL